A part of Desulfomicrobium apsheronum genomic DNA contains:
- a CDS encoding radical SAM protein — translation MKFLSTCRALFRGRLPGQAVIQITTRCNARCVQCGMSADNSFARHSLDPEIVDRVLDTVARLGMQAVSFTGGEPLLDLGRLTGMIRRAKKLGIPYIRTGTNGFIFQRHEALDFADRMRRTADELLESGIRNFWISLDSSDPDIHEKNRGLPGVVRGMAKAVPIFHERGLYPSVNLGINRLCGGRIPALQAPFDEHGFRQGFSEAFTRFFTFATELGFTIANCCYPMSDEDLAVYQATSSDPFILFSPEEKRAMLLALKDVVPDFRSRIRLFTPLSSLDALVRQADGEPGQTYACRGGLDFFFVDATAGHAYPCGYRSAEDLGPFWELQNLPDGEPGCRRCDWECFRDPSELLGPFGMALSNPLEVLRRFSSRRELPGLWYSDLRYYMACDFFDGTKPMRAEKMARFAPRQAAPALLVSTEAAS, via the coding sequence ATGAAGTTTCTTTCCACCTGTCGCGCACTGTTCCGGGGGCGCCTTCCCGGCCAGGCCGTGATCCAGATCACCACCCGCTGCAACGCCCGTTGCGTGCAATGCGGTATGAGCGCGGACAATTCATTTGCCCGCCACAGTCTTGATCCCGAGATCGTGGACCGCGTTCTCGACACCGTGGCCAGGCTTGGGATGCAGGCCGTGTCCTTCACCGGCGGGGAGCCCCTGCTGGATCTCGGGCGTCTGACGGGCATGATCCGACGCGCAAAGAAGCTCGGTATTCCTTACATCCGCACCGGCACCAACGGGTTCATCTTTCAGCGTCATGAGGCCCTGGATTTTGCGGATCGCATGCGCCGCACGGCCGATGAATTGCTCGAAAGCGGCATCCGCAATTTCTGGATCAGTCTCGATTCGAGCGATCCGGACATTCATGAGAAAAACCGGGGCCTGCCCGGTGTGGTGCGGGGCATGGCCAAGGCTGTGCCCATCTTTCACGAACGCGGCCTTTACCCCTCGGTCAATCTGGGCATCAACCGCCTCTGCGGCGGGCGCATCCCGGCCTTGCAGGCCCCCTTCGATGAGCACGGTTTTCGGCAGGGGTTTTCCGAGGCCTTCACCCGCTTTTTCACGTTTGCGACGGAACTCGGCTTCACCATCGCCAACTGTTGCTACCCCATGAGCGACGAAGACCTTGCCGTGTATCAGGCCACCTCCTCGGACCCGTTCATCCTTTTCAGCCCCGAGGAGAAGCGGGCCATGCTGCTCGCGCTCAAGGATGTGGTGCCGGATTTCAGGTCGCGCATCCGCCTCTTCACGCCGCTGTCCTCCCTGGACGCCCTGGTGCGCCAGGCCGATGGCGAGCCCGGGCAGACATATGCCTGTCGCGGAGGCCTGGATTTCTTCTTCGTGGACGCCACGGCCGGGCACGCCTATCCGTGCGGCTATCGCAGCGCTGAAGACCTTGGGCCATTTTGGGAATTGCAGAATCTGCCCGACGGCGAGCCGGGCTGTCGGCGCTGTGACTGGGAGTGTTTTCGGGACCCGTCAGAGCTGCTCGGGCCCTTCGGGATGGCGCTCTCCAATCCGCTGGAGGTGCTGCGCAGGTTTTCGTCCCGCCGGGAGCTGCCCGGCCTCTGGTATTCCGACCTGCGCTACTACATGGCCTGTGACTTTTTTGACGGCACCAAACCCATGCGCGCGGAAAAAATGGCGCGCTTCGCGCCGCGTCAGGCCGCGCCCGCGCTTTTAGTTTCGACCGAAGCCGCGTCTTGA
- a CDS encoding HU family DNA-binding protein yields MTKQKKNELKEAAEAEEEEEEDRTYGTYRTNETNETTEITELPATHTSHEPHTTHSSHTSYSSPQKALYAIIREALAQGQKIPLPGLGSLSVTLHAAHMGRNPRTGESIAIPARRRVHFKAAKGLQQLLNP; encoded by the coding sequence GTGACGAAGCAAAAAAAAAATGAGCTGAAGGAAGCGGCAGAAGCGGAAGAGGAAGAGGAAGAAGATAGGACCTATGGGACCTATAGGACGAATGAGACGAATGAGACAACCGAAATCACAGAACTTCCTGCAACCCATACGTCCCATGAGCCCCATACGACCCATTCTTCCCATACTTCCTATTCTTCCCCGCAAAAGGCCCTCTACGCCATCATCCGTGAGGCCCTGGCCCAAGGCCAAAAAATTCCCCTGCCGGGGCTCGGCTCTTTATCCGTGACGCTCCATGCCGCGCACATGGGCCGAAACCCGCGTACCGGGGAGAGCATCGCCATTCCTGCGCGCAGGCGGGTTCACTTCAAGGCGGCAAAGGGACTGCAGCAGCTGCTGAACCCATGA
- a CDS encoding amphi-Trp domain-containing protein, which yields MGKDKLKSKNIMTRDDLVAYLETVLSGLKQGTLILDNEERPLILRPSDSIEAELEIKQKSDKEKLELKLSWVPNKMQPLTPVATQLEAPILSSPPLGDEAKKK from the coding sequence ATGGGAAAAGACAAGCTCAAATCCAAGAACATAATGACCAGGGATGATCTGGTCGCGTATCTGGAAACCGTGCTCTCGGGCCTGAAGCAGGGCACGCTCATCCTCGACAACGAAGAAAGGCCCCTGATTCTGAGGCCTTCGGACAGCATCGAGGCGGAGCTCGAAATAAAGCAGAAAAGCGACAAGGAGAAGCTTGAACTCAAGCTCTCCTGGGTGCCGAACAAGATGCAGCCACTGACCCCGGTGGCAACACAACTTGAAGCCCCAATCCTGTCTTCGCCCCCACTGGGTGACGAAGCAAAAAAAAAATGA